In Archangium violaceum, the following are encoded in one genomic region:
- a CDS encoding NAD(P)/FAD-dependent oxidoreductase: MENNPQRHRVVIVGAGFGGLQAASKLRKSPVEVTVLDRYNHHLFQPLLYQVATAVLSPGDISAPIRQVLRGRNTTVLLAEASSIDLQRKVVVCDGGDIPYDSLVLATGATHSYFGHPEWARFAPGLKTIDDARAIRERVLLALEAAERDPDPERRREWLTFVIIGAGPTGVELAGALAYMTRHSLPRDFRRVDISQARVILLEGLPRVLNAYPEVLSKRARVDLEKLGVDVRTGAMVTGVDELGVSVGDTRIPARTVLWGAGVAASPLARTLGVPLDKAGRVKVEPTLTVPGHEDVFVIGDLASLIQDGKPVPGIAPAAMQMGRHVAKNIRRRIAGQPLEPFRYHDKGSFAVIGRGSAIGVLYDKIRLSGKPAWLMWLGIHITFLIGFRNKLTVMFDWAYTYLTKRRDVRLITGLHAGKLPPLQPGPALPVSEAHGDEHPGVGMARSESEPTHVH, encoded by the coding sequence ATGGAAAACAACCCGCAGAGGCATCGTGTGGTCATCGTGGGCGCGGGCTTCGGTGGACTTCAGGCCGCCAGCAAGCTGCGGAAGTCTCCCGTCGAGGTGACGGTGCTCGACCGGTACAACCACCACCTGTTCCAGCCGCTGCTCTACCAGGTGGCCACCGCCGTCCTCAGCCCGGGTGACATCTCCGCCCCCATCCGCCAGGTGCTGCGCGGCCGTAACACCACCGTGCTGCTCGCCGAGGCCAGCTCCATCGACCTGCAGCGCAAGGTGGTCGTCTGTGACGGCGGCGACATTCCCTACGACTCCCTGGTGCTCGCCACCGGCGCCACGCACTCGTACTTCGGTCATCCGGAGTGGGCCCGGTTCGCCCCCGGCCTCAAGACCATCGACGACGCGAGGGCCATCCGCGAGCGCGTGCTGCTGGCCCTCGAGGCCGCCGAGAGGGATCCCGACCCCGAGCGCCGGCGCGAGTGGCTCACCTTCGTCATCATCGGCGCCGGCCCCACCGGCGTGGAGCTGGCCGGTGCTCTGGCGTACATGACCCGGCACTCCCTGCCGCGGGACTTCCGCCGCGTCGACATCTCCCAGGCTCGCGTCATCCTCCTGGAGGGACTCCCCCGCGTCCTCAACGCCTATCCCGAGGTGCTATCGAAGAGGGCGCGTGTGGACCTCGAGAAGCTCGGCGTGGATGTGCGCACCGGAGCCATGGTCACCGGCGTGGACGAGCTGGGCGTCTCCGTCGGCGACACCCGCATCCCCGCGCGCACGGTGCTCTGGGGCGCGGGCGTGGCCGCTTCACCCCTGGCCCGCACGCTCGGCGTGCCGCTCGACAAGGCTGGCCGGGTGAAGGTGGAGCCCACGCTCACCGTTCCCGGCCACGAGGACGTCTTCGTGATTGGCGATCTCGCCTCGCTGATACAGGACGGCAAGCCGGTGCCCGGTATCGCTCCCGCGGCCATGCAGATGGGCCGGCACGTGGCGAAGAACATCCGCCGCCGCATCGCGGGCCAGCCGCTGGAGCCGTTCCGCTACCATGACAAGGGCTCCTTCGCCGTCATCGGCCGCGGCTCCGCGATCGGCGTGCTCTACGACAAGATCCGCCTGAGCGGGAAGCCCGCCTGGTTGATGTGGCTGGGCATCCACATCACCTTCCTCATCGGCTTCCGCAACAAGCTGACCGTGATGTTCGACTGGGCCTACACGTACCTCACCAAACGGCGTGACGTGCGGCTCATCACGGGTCTGCATGCGGGGAAGCTCCCGCCCCTCCAGCCTGGCCCGGCGCTTCCTGTCTCCGAGGCCCACGGCGACGAGCACCCCGGGGTTGGGATGGCGCGGTCCGAGTCCGAGCCGACGCACGTGCACTGA
- a CDS encoding energy-coupling factor ABC transporter ATP-binding protein: MIQLRAVNHHFGEHHVLQGLDLSLSERRVAVVGSNGSGKSTFARLLNGLLVPDQGQVLVEGLDTRKDARAIRRKVGFVFQNPDNQIVLPTVEEDVAFGLKNLRLPAADISERVTSILRRYGLEGFRHHPAHLLSGGQKQLLALSSVLVMEPRYVVFDEPTTLLDLRNKRRLAQAIHDMPQTAIVVSHDLELLRDFDRVLVFDQGRIVLDDVPSVALDAYVRMMA, encoded by the coding sequence ATGATCCAGCTCCGCGCCGTCAACCACCACTTCGGTGAGCACCACGTCCTCCAGGGGCTCGACCTCTCCCTCTCCGAGCGCCGCGTCGCCGTGGTGGGCTCCAATGGTTCCGGCAAGAGCACCTTCGCCCGTCTCCTCAACGGACTCCTCGTTCCCGACCAGGGACAGGTGCTCGTGGAGGGGCTCGATACCCGCAAGGATGCTCGCGCCATCCGCCGCAAGGTGGGCTTCGTCTTCCAGAACCCCGACAACCAGATCGTCCTCCCCACCGTCGAGGAGGACGTCGCCTTCGGGTTGAAGAACCTCCGTCTCCCCGCGGCCGACATCTCCGAGCGCGTCACCTCCATCCTTCGCCGCTACGGCCTGGAGGGCTTCCGCCACCACCCCGCCCACCTCCTCAGCGGCGGCCAGAAGCAGCTCCTCGCGCTCTCTTCCGTGCTCGTCATGGAGCCCCGCTACGTCGTCTTCGACGAGCCCACCACGCTCCTCGACCTGCGCAACAAGCGCCGTCTCGCCCAGGCCATCCACGACATGCCCCAGACGGCCATCGTCGTCTCGCACGACCTGGAGCTGCTGCGCGACTTCGACCGCGTGCTCGTCTTCGACCAGGGCCGCATCGTCCTCGATGACGTTCCCTCCGTCGCCCTCGACGCCTACGTCCGGATGATGGCGTGA
- a CDS encoding energy-coupling factor transporter transmembrane component T family protein yields the protein MSLGLYLHRDSPLHALPAGAKMLALLAAGTGLLLFRSLPVVSAALVVTLGLYGLARLRPREVAPVLRLSAFVLGPLFLLQAWLSGWELALGTVLRLAVLLLLATLVSLTTRASDMLESLQRAFRPLARFGLSPARLGLLLSLTLRFIPLLATWLREIQEAQRVRGLERNPLAVLVPLLVKTLRTADTLADAIDARCFDPEEPS from the coding sequence GTGAGCCTCGGCCTCTACCTCCACCGGGACTCGCCCCTCCACGCCCTCCCCGCGGGCGCCAAGATGCTCGCGCTGCTCGCGGCCGGCACCGGGCTGCTGCTCTTCCGCTCCCTGCCCGTCGTCTCCGCCGCGCTCGTCGTCACGCTCGGCCTCTACGGGCTCGCGCGCCTGCGCCCGCGCGAGGTCGCTCCCGTCCTCCGGCTCTCCGCCTTCGTGCTCGGCCCGCTCTTCCTCCTGCAGGCGTGGCTGTCCGGCTGGGAGCTCGCGCTGGGGACCGTGCTGCGGCTCGCCGTGCTGTTGCTGCTCGCCACGCTCGTCTCCCTCACGACGCGCGCCTCGGATATGCTCGAGTCCCTGCAGCGCGCCTTCCGTCCCCTGGCCCGCTTCGGGCTGAGTCCCGCGCGCCTGGGCCTGCTGCTCTCCCTCACCCTGCGCTTCATCCCCCTGCTGGCCACCTGGCTGCGTGAAATCCAGGAGGCCCAGCGCGTGCGCGGCCTGGAACGCAATCCCCTGGCCGTGCTCGTCCCGCTGCTCGTCAAGACACTCCGCACCGCCGACACGCTCGCCGACGCCATCGACGCGCGCTGCTTCGACCCCGAGGAACCCTCGTGA
- a CDS encoding biotin transporter BioY encodes MKTRDLVHVALFAAIMAALGLMPPLALPFVPVPITAQTLGVMLAGSTLGARKAGLSLLLFHLLVAAGLPLLAGGNGGLAVYVGPTGGFFVGFLPGAFVIGWLTERAWSRLSVPLAFAINVLGGIGVLYAVGIPWLSVAAHLPLAKAALGSLAFVPGDCVKAAVAASVAVTLKRAWPLIQPPRPAGATSAPPSSTPAASPAPSSPRR; translated from the coding sequence GTGAAGACCCGCGACCTCGTCCACGTCGCCCTGTTCGCCGCCATCATGGCCGCGCTCGGGCTCATGCCTCCCCTCGCGCTGCCCTTCGTCCCCGTCCCCATCACCGCGCAGACGCTCGGGGTGATGCTCGCCGGCTCCACGCTCGGTGCGCGCAAGGCGGGCCTGTCCCTGCTGCTCTTCCACCTGCTCGTGGCCGCGGGGCTGCCCCTGCTCGCTGGCGGCAATGGCGGGCTCGCCGTCTACGTGGGGCCCACCGGTGGCTTCTTCGTGGGCTTCTTGCCCGGGGCCTTCGTCATCGGCTGGCTCACCGAGCGCGCCTGGTCGCGCCTCTCGGTGCCGCTCGCCTTCGCCATCAACGTGCTCGGTGGCATCGGCGTCCTCTACGCCGTGGGCATTCCGTGGCTCTCCGTGGCCGCGCACCTGCCGCTCGCGAAGGCCGCGCTGGGCTCGCTCGCCTTCGTCCCCGGCGACTGCGTGAAGGCGGCCGTGGCCGCCTCCGTCGCCGTCACCCTCAAGCGCGCCTGGCCCCTCATCCAGCCGCCCCGGCCCGCCGGGGCTACCTCGGCGCCCCCGTCATCGACTCCAGCAGCTTCACCAGCGCCTTCTTCTCCTCGTCGGTGA
- a CDS encoding cytochrome-c peroxidase, with product MSRQPLRRWMLAGALAGALGLSCTEPEEPFPNLDELELLQSLHSPTRNPPKDATNKYGDSEVAAALGHRLFDDPGLSRCGTISCKSCHDGEGRTVDTPVAEGCDGKRTGRNPPSILNAGYSTWFMWDGLADRLWNQALLPLLSPIEMNSSADILRARLSEAYAEDYRGLFGKLPSEEESDEQLLANFGKVIAAYERTVNRTDAPFDQDVIRFLSAVEAGTAEKDPAYLGLKTFVRKGQCAACHKGPMLSDDQFHNIGVKDQSDSQRGVMAAADTLLTWTFNSAGPYSDAAVGSVESGRLQRLSSDVKQKGAELEGAYKTPTLRNVALTAPYMHTGELRTLEDVIDLYDKGGEPVGNYAGMVSITIKPLELTDEEKKALVKLLESMTGAPR from the coding sequence ATGAGTCGTCAACCCTTGCGTCGCTGGATGCTGGCGGGAGCCCTCGCGGGCGCCCTGGGCCTGTCGTGCACGGAGCCCGAGGAGCCGTTCCCCAACCTCGACGAGCTCGAGCTGCTCCAGAGCCTGCACAGCCCCACGCGCAACCCGCCGAAGGACGCGACGAACAAGTACGGGGACAGCGAGGTGGCGGCGGCGCTGGGCCACCGGCTCTTCGATGACCCGGGCCTGTCGCGCTGCGGCACCATCTCCTGCAAGAGCTGCCACGACGGCGAGGGCCGCACGGTGGACACGCCGGTGGCGGAGGGCTGCGACGGCAAGCGCACCGGGCGCAACCCGCCCTCCATCCTGAACGCGGGCTACAGCACCTGGTTCATGTGGGACGGACTCGCGGACCGGCTGTGGAACCAGGCGCTGCTGCCGCTGCTGAGCCCCATCGAGATGAACTCCAGCGCCGACATCCTGCGCGCCCGCCTGTCCGAGGCCTACGCGGAGGACTACCGCGGCCTCTTCGGCAAGCTGCCCTCGGAGGAGGAGAGCGACGAGCAGCTGCTGGCCAACTTCGGCAAGGTCATCGCCGCGTACGAGCGCACGGTGAACCGCACCGACGCGCCCTTCGATCAGGACGTCATCCGCTTCCTCTCCGCGGTGGAGGCGGGCACGGCCGAGAAGGACCCCGCGTACCTGGGGCTGAAGACCTTCGTGCGCAAGGGCCAGTGCGCCGCGTGCCACAAGGGCCCGATGCTGAGCGACGACCAGTTCCACAACATCGGGGTGAAGGACCAGAGCGACAGCCAGCGCGGCGTGATGGCGGCGGCCGACACGCTGCTCACGTGGACCTTCAACTCGGCGGGGCCCTACAGCGACGCGGCCGTCGGCAGCGTCGAGTCCGGACGGCTGCAGCGGTTGAGCAGCGACGTGAAGCAGAAGGGCGCGGAGCTGGAGGGCGCCTACAAGACGCCCACCCTGCGCAACGTGGCTCTGACGGCGCCGTACATGCACACCGGGGAGCTGCGGACGCTCGAGGACGTCATCGACCTGTACGACAAGGGCGGCGAGCCCGTGGGCAACTACGCGGGCATGGTGTCCATCACCATCAAGCCGCTGGAGCTCACCGACGAGGAGAAGAAGGCGCTGGTGAAGCTGCTGGAGTCGATGACGGGGGCGCCGAGGTAG
- a CDS encoding flagellar motor protein MotB: protein MARRLLLCLLLVPGLAVAQNTQPLPTFELERLQLEPSGLGSLVVGTGRTLDPGVVRVSLQAHFEHLPLNFARTWDPVVHSMGLVQNRLTGHVTAAVGVLPWLQLGAQLPYIVDQQGDSFRGITPPEGRGMGTPWVSVRAAPLQVKNGAPLNLGVELAAGLPMGSEALLARDSFAVNPRVQASLQGEGYQVGAEVGALLRPRYDLSPLSQRAQDVVGSELRVGATVTSRGENGTSTRPELSVLVNLPLQGGRPSGEVLLGVRKHALKGLDLYFLGGPGMGTAVDIPVVRLLVGASFVTGEAD, encoded by the coding sequence TTGGCCCGAAGACTCCTGCTCTGCCTCCTGCTCGTGCCCGGCCTCGCCGTGGCCCAGAACACCCAACCCCTGCCCACCTTCGAGCTGGAGCGGCTGCAACTCGAGCCGTCCGGACTGGGCTCGCTGGTGGTGGGCACTGGCCGCACGTTGGATCCAGGCGTCGTCCGGGTGTCGCTGCAGGCGCACTTCGAGCACCTGCCCCTCAACTTCGCCAGGACGTGGGACCCGGTGGTCCACTCCATGGGCCTGGTGCAGAACAGGCTCACCGGGCACGTCACCGCCGCCGTCGGCGTGCTGCCCTGGCTGCAGCTCGGAGCGCAGCTGCCCTATATCGTGGACCAGCAGGGAGACTCCTTCCGGGGCATCACCCCGCCCGAGGGCCGCGGAATGGGCACGCCCTGGGTGTCGGTGCGCGCGGCTCCGCTCCAGGTGAAGAACGGCGCGCCGCTGAACCTGGGCGTGGAGCTCGCGGCCGGACTTCCGATGGGCAGCGAGGCGCTGCTCGCGCGGGACTCGTTCGCGGTGAACCCCCGGGTGCAGGCGAGCCTCCAGGGCGAGGGCTACCAGGTGGGCGCCGAGGTGGGGGCCCTGCTGCGCCCCCGGTATGACCTGTCGCCGCTGTCGCAGCGCGCGCAGGACGTGGTGGGCAGCGAGCTGCGCGTGGGCGCCACCGTCACCTCGCGCGGGGAGAACGGCACCTCCACCCGGCCCGAGCTCAGCGTGCTGGTGAACCTGCCGCTCCAGGGAGGCAGGCCCAGCGGCGAGGTGCTGCTGGGGGTCCGCAAGCACGCCCTGAAGGGGTTGGATCTCTACTTCCTCGGAGGGCCCGGCATGGGCACCGCCGTGGACATCCCCGTCGTCCGGTTGCTCGTGGGCGCGTCCTTCGTCACCGGCGAGGCGGACTGA
- a CDS encoding chemotaxis protein CheB — translation MKLLLVEDSRSVAAFLEQILRREPDIELLPQVTDGRDAVAAVRRWNPQLVLMDLVLPGMDGVDAIAEIMATAPCPIVVLSGQLDTPGRDRTFESLRAGAVDVLAKPTAGGLDAVKEFRERLLRTVRVMAHARVVGRRRTPPSIPVTQVARPVSSLSEGKSCALLAIGGSTGAPPLVYELLRALPSPAPFPVVVAQHIIRGFEPSFARWLGGTGHRTVVAMGGEWLGPGSVFVSPADRDLVVRGGRLQTQPARGVAVPSVDALFESVAGFHGSRAVGLLLTGMGEDGAKGLLAMHRAGALTVAQDGASCVVDGMPGAARAMGAASQILTPSEMTALLISLARSSAPFPPSPSGRGSG, via the coding sequence GTGAAGCTGCTGCTGGTTGAGGACTCGCGCTCCGTCGCCGCCTTTCTCGAGCAGATCCTCCGGCGTGAGCCGGACATCGAGCTGTTGCCGCAGGTGACGGATGGCCGCGACGCCGTGGCCGCTGTGCGGCGGTGGAATCCGCAGCTGGTGCTGATGGACCTGGTGCTGCCGGGGATGGACGGGGTGGACGCCATCGCGGAGATCATGGCCACGGCGCCCTGTCCCATCGTGGTGCTCAGCGGGCAGCTGGACACGCCCGGGAGGGACCGGACGTTCGAGTCGCTGAGGGCGGGAGCGGTGGACGTGCTGGCCAAGCCCACGGCGGGGGGGCTGGACGCGGTGAAGGAATTCCGGGAGCGGCTGTTGCGCACGGTGCGGGTGATGGCGCACGCGCGGGTGGTGGGGCGCAGGCGCACGCCGCCGAGCATTCCGGTGACGCAGGTGGCGCGGCCCGTGTCCTCGCTGTCCGAGGGGAAGTCGTGCGCGCTGCTGGCGATAGGAGGCTCCACGGGGGCGCCGCCGCTGGTGTACGAGTTGCTGCGCGCGTTGCCATCGCCGGCGCCGTTCCCGGTGGTGGTGGCGCAGCACATCATCCGCGGCTTCGAGCCGAGCTTCGCGCGCTGGCTGGGGGGGACGGGACACCGGACGGTGGTGGCGATGGGAGGGGAGTGGTTGGGGCCCGGGTCGGTGTTCGTGTCGCCGGCGGACCGGGACCTGGTGGTGAGAGGGGGCCGATTGCAGACGCAGCCGGCGAGGGGCGTGGCGGTGCCCTCGGTGGATGCGCTCTTCGAGAGCGTGGCGGGATTCCACGGCTCGCGGGCGGTGGGGCTGTTGCTGACGGGGATGGGCGAGGACGGGGCGAAGGGGCTGCTGGCGATGCACCGGGCCGGAGCGCTCACGGTGGCGCAGGACGGTGCGAGCTGCGTGGTGGACGGGATGCCGGGAGCGGCGAGGGCGATGGGGGCGGCGAGTCAGATCCTCACCCCCTCGGAGATGACGGCGCTGCTGATCTCCCTGGCCCGGAGCTCCGCGCCCTTCCCTCCCTCTCCCTCCGGGAGGGGGTCGGGGTGA